The DNA segment ATGACTGACACACAAATGGCGATGCGTTCATCGCCAAGGTCGTGGAATAGTCGATTCAGCCCACAGGGGTCAACACAATTGCGAGAATTCGCCAAAACAGCGCGTTGGCACTACTTCGCGGCTTCTTGGGCACCGCGGTTGCGACGCAGTTGGCCGCATGCCGCGTTGATTTCGTCGCCTTTGCGTTGCCGGAAATTCACGTTCACCCCCGCGGATTCCAAAATCGCTCGGAATCGTGCGATCGCGGCCCCGCTGGGCGTTCGATAGGGCAAACCCGCCACGGGGTTGTAGGGAATCACGTTCATCATCACGCTGCGGCCGCGAAGAATTTGGCTCAACTGACGCGCGTGTTCATCGCCATCATTGATCCCCCCCAACAACACGTATTCGAACGTCAAACGTCGACCCGAGGAGTGGAAGTAGCGATCCGCGGCTTCCAAGACAGGTTCAATTCCAATCTTGCGATTGATTGGGACCAGCTCACTTCGCAGTTCATCGTTGGGGGCATGCAGCGAGACCGCCAGGTTGTACGGAACCCCGGTTGCCGCCAGTTTGTCGATCGCCGGTGGCAACCCCACCGTGCTGATCGTGATGCGTCGCGGGCTGATGCCCAGCCCATCTTCATTGCGAGCGACGTCGAGAGCGGCCAACACACCTGGCAAATTGGCCAGCGGTTCGCCCATCCCCATCATCACGATGTGGCTGAGTCGTTCGGTGGCGGGCAGGCGTTGCTGCAGTCGCAGCATTTGTTCCAGGATTTCGCCGCCGGTCAGATTGCGATCCACGCCATCCAGTCCACTGGCGCAGAACACGCAGCCCATCGCACAACCGACTTGGCTGCTGACGCAAATGCTGCGTCGCGGACCGTCCCGCAACAACACACATTCGACTTCGCCGCCGTCGACCAAACGAATCAGGATCTTCTCAGTGCCGTCCTTGGACTTTGAGACGACGGCTTCGGTGGCGTTGAAGATCGCAAAGTGCTCTTCGAGCTGATCTCGCAGCTTGGCCGGCAAGTCCGTCATTTCGTCGAACGAGGTGGCTCGTCCGGAAAACAGCCAACGCCGGATTTGCTTGGCACGAAAGGGTTTTTGGCCCTGCTCTTGCAACCATTCTTTGAGCTGATCGAGCGACCAGTTCAGCAAGTGCTTTTTACGGGGGCCGGCGGACTCCGAATCAGAGGTCGTGACGAGCGGCAATGAGACCATCGGAGTCAAACAAATTGAAAAGAGGAAGCGGCGGTGTGATTTTGATCCGGCGTGACTTCCCTATCAGACGCTTCGTTGGCCTGGAATGCAAATGGAAATCATGGCCAACCAACGTGCAACGGCAGCGTCAGGGTTGAACGCTGATTTGGTTGTCGATTCGCGAGACGCCCGGTTCCAATCGCATCAGCAATTCGGTCATTCGGCGATCGGATTCGTTGCGAACCATGCCGCTCAGCGTGGCGGTGCGATCTTGGATCTGAACGTTCACGCCATCATACCGCGAGGATTGAGAATTCATACGGCCAGGCAGGTTGCCGTTGACGGTGGTCAAATTCGATGTGCCCCGCAGACGCGATGAGGCGGACTGCTGCACACGACTGGATTCAAGGGGGGCGACTTCCACGGCGCTGCGAAGTCGTGTTCGAATCGGAGGGGTGGCTGTGTTGCCACGGGCCGCGTTGGCACCTCCAAACAGGCTGCCAAAGGCCGCTCCGAGGCCACCGCCACCGCCAAATCCACCGCCAAATCCGCCGCCTCCCGTGCCGCCACCGCCCGCTTGGGACACCGCGGCTGCACCGACAGGCGATGCTGTGTTGGCACCCACTGCTCCGCCTCGCTGGATGCCCTCACTGAAGACTGCGTCGGGGTCCAAACCTTGGCTGATGGCGCCGTCTGTTTGGCCGCCCGCGGCGGTTTCTGTTCCACCCTGCTGTGCCAGCGCCGACGATCCCAGTGCGATCCAGAGAGTGGATGCGGCCAGGCACGCTACAATTTGAGACGTTCGTTTCATGCGACTATCGCTCGGTGGACGTTGGGTTTCGGATACGATTGAGGGAGTGACACTCCTTCTCTGATTGTAGCTAGCCCCCACGAGCTCGTCCAAAATGATTCCTCTTCGATCCTTGCCTTTCAGTCGCTCGTTCACACGGAAGTTTCCAGTTGTAACGTTGATAACGACAGTCGCCTGCCTTCTGCTCGCGATCGGCTCGATCGCCTTGGCACCGGAGGTCGCTGCTCAAAGTTCACCGACGGAAGACAGTCGGACCACCGTTCCGGCTCCCCGGCTGTTGCCCTCGGGGACCTTGGCTTACTTGCGGGTCGACAATGTCAACGACATTCGCGCCGACTGGGGCGGGTCTTCGTTGGGGAAAATGCTGGACGATCCCAAGATGCGTCCCTTCGTTTCGGACATCTATCAAATTCTGAACGATCTGTTCGATAAACCCGGCAAAGAAATGGGGCTGACGCTCGACGAACTTCGGTCACTGCCGCAAGGCCAACTCGCCATCGCCCTGCTCGAGGGCCCGCCGCCGGAAGAGAAAACGGACGAAAAGAAGGCGGACGAGGAAGAAGACGATGACGCGATCGCTCGTCGCTTGCGAGACAAACGCCGGCAACAGAATTCCTTCGCGGTGGCGATCATGATCGATGCTGGGCCGAACAACCAAGCGATGGAAACTTTGGTCGGACGCTTGATGGAGCTGGCTGAAAAGAACCGCTTCATCGTCCAGAACGAACAGATCGGTTCGATCGAACTGACACGTTTGGTTCGTCAGCGTGGCAATGGCGATGTCATTGAATGGTTCGAACAAGACGGCTTCTATGTCATTGGACTGGGACGCACGATCGCTCAATCCATTGCCAAGAAACTGAATGACGAACAACGAGACACCAGCCAATCCTCCGGACGCTCGCGACGCTCCGCCACCACTTCTTCTCCCGAAACCGAAACGCTGGCCCAAAACGCGGACTTCGTGGCGGTGATGAGTCGGTCGATCGGTGCCGAAGCCGAGATCCCGCAGATCACGTTCTTCGTCAATCCTTATGGCATTGTGAAACGAATCATCGCCCGAAGTGGTTCGGCGTTCTTCATCGCGCCGATTGTCCAAGACCTGGGCATCGAAAAAATTCGCGGGATCGGCGGCAGTGTCTTTCGCGGAGGTGAAATCATTGAATCGGTTGGGCACATGCATGTGCTGATCGATCCACCGCGTGATGGATTCTTCGGTGTGCTGCGTCCCGAGGACATCGAAGTCTCGCCGCCGACTTGGGTTCCCGCCGACGCTGCCAGTTTCACCTGTGTGGGATGGGACATTGAGACCGCGTTCAAAAACATTGCCAAAATCGTCAACCGTTTCGCGGGGGAAGGCAGCTTCGAAAAGAACACGGAGAAGCCAGCCAAAGAGCGATTTGATGTCTCACTCAAGGAAGAAGTGTTCCCGTTGATGACCGGTCGGGCTGTCACGATCCAGCGTTATCAGTTGCCCGCCAACTGGAACTCCATGGCACGCGTGATCGCAATCGAGGTCAAAGACGCCAAGGAGGCTGACAAGCTGCTCGAGAAAGTCAAAGCCAAAGCACCGCCAGCACGAATGAAGCCCGAGGTGCTCCGCGGCAAAACGGTGTACTTCTCCGAACAGCGTCAATTTGAACAACCCGGTGTCCGCGTGCCAGAAAACAGCGTGATGTTGCTGGACAACTGGTTGCTGTTCAGCGACAGCCGCGAAGTGCTGCTGCAAGTGCTGCGTGCCGAGGCCGGTGAAATTGATCGC comes from the Rhodopirellula islandica genome and includes:
- the rlmN gene encoding 23S rRNA (adenine(2503)-C(2))-methyltransferase RlmN; protein product: MVSLPLVTTSDSESAGPRKKHLLNWSLDQLKEWLQEQGQKPFRAKQIRRWLFSGRATSFDEMTDLPAKLRDQLEEHFAIFNATEAVVSKSKDGTEKILIRLVDGGEVECVLLRDGPRRSICVSSQVGCAMGCVFCASGLDGVDRNLTGGEILEQMLRLQQRLPATERLSHIVMMGMGEPLANLPGVLAALDVARNEDGLGISPRRITISTVGLPPAIDKLAATGVPYNLAVSLHAPNDELRSELVPINRKIGIEPVLEAADRYFHSSGRRLTFEYVLLGGINDGDEHARQLSQILRGRSVMMNVIPYNPVAGLPYRTPSGAAIARFRAILESAGVNVNFRQRKGDEINAACGQLRRNRGAQEAAK
- a CDS encoding BON domain-containing protein, producing MKRTSQIVACLAASTLWIALGSSALAQQGGTETAAGGQTDGAISQGLDPDAVFSEGIQRGGAVGANTASPVGAAAVSQAGGGGTGGGGFGGGFGGGGGLGAAFGSLFGGANAARGNTATPPIRTRLRSAVEVAPLESSRVQQSASSRLRGTSNLTTVNGNLPGRMNSQSSRYDGVNVQIQDRTATLSGMVRNESDRRMTELLMRLEPGVSRIDNQISVQP
- a CDS encoding DUF3352 domain-containing protein, which gives rise to MITTVACLLLAIGSIALAPEVAAQSSPTEDSRTTVPAPRLLPSGTLAYLRVDNVNDIRADWGGSSLGKMLDDPKMRPFVSDIYQILNDLFDKPGKEMGLTLDELRSLPQGQLAIALLEGPPPEEKTDEKKADEEEDDDAIARRLRDKRRQQNSFAVAIMIDAGPNNQAMETLVGRLMELAEKNRFIVQNEQIGSIELTRLVRQRGNGDVIEWFEQDGFYVIGLGRTIAQSIAKKLNDEQRDTSQSSGRSRRSATTSSPETETLAQNADFVAVMSRSIGAEAEIPQITFFVNPYGIVKRIIARSGSAFFIAPIVQDLGIEKIRGIGGSVFRGGEIIESVGHMHVLIDPPRDGFFGVLRPEDIEVSPPTWVPADAASFTCVGWDIETAFKNIAKIVNRFAGEGSFEKNTEKPAKERFDVSLKEEVFPLMTGRAVTIQRYQLPANWNSMARVIAIEVKDAKEADKLLEKVKAKAPPARMKPEVLRGKTVYFSEQRQFEQPGVRVPENSVMLLDNWLLFSDSREVLLQVLRAEAGEIDRLADDEDYVLLTSELGAKLEGETPFLFQFNRDAESYRILYEMANSEETAQSVEKRGGENPIAGRVAELMRRNDWPEWEDLEKYFSVSGIFGYDEPGGIHIGSLNLRPIE